The region TAAACCTTCACTCATGGCTTTAAGAGCGTTGACTCCTGATgttaacctttgaccttcacTCATGGCTTTTGGCGCACTGACTCCAGATGATACTGATGacgttgacctttgacctgtcTGTAAGCACATGGCATTGAGTTCACGAAGGATCTGTCCAGGGCTGGCAGTGAGCTGGATTCTGAAGGAATGAAGGGATGGTATGAAATTAGATTATTAGATTTTAATATACAAAcagcaaaataaaaagttaaatCTAGTAAACTGTCAAGAAGAATGATGAGAACATCAACAAAACTTCAAAAGAAAAACCTACCCCCAAACAACTAAAAGTAGGATCTACATGTGCCTCAGTCTAATTGTAAGCAATATCCATCAAGAGCACCTGtttaaaaattttgtttgattaattcaaggaataaaatcattaaagtattatttttgtcaaatattttaaacacaCATTATACATTTGAGccattttattttgcttgtattGAATGAATCAATGCAAGCAAAACAAAGTGGCTGAATAGATAATGTGTTCAATTTAGGCAATTATAATTAAGCCATTTGGATCAAGTTTGTGAATCACTCCAATCTGAGTATTCATCAAGCGCTAACCTTATTCACTTCTGCCTTTGAAAAACAGCAAAACAGATCACACTAGAACGGTCCTAGCTGGCCAATGATGGATAGCCTAAACTGTTTTGATTGttcaaaacaaatatcaacattAAGATTTCTCGTTCAGTCCAGTACTTGTATGTTCTTCAATTATTGTCTACTACAGCTGTATTATGACAGTACTTTAatctataatattttttttttagtaaagatttttttttaactgccCTTGAACGTAGTGAGCGACACTCATCCATTTAAGAGAGAACCTCATAGATTCTGCATACCCACCTTTTTGGTGTTGTTCTTCTGCCACCAGTTCTTGTCCTTGTCTTGCCGTCTCTACAAGGAGTCGGAGTCTGGCTGGCAATACGGGCTGATCTTCTCAGGGGGGTAAGAGGGGTTTCTGGTGTAGTTAAGCTGGATGGTTGACGGTACCGACGGCTGTTGCCAGGTGTGGCATAGGGGTCTGGGGTGAGGGGCGAGTTTAACATGAGGGCACGGGCACTTGGAGATTGAGGACTGGTGAGAGACAAACTCCAGAGCTGTTGGGGTTTCAGTTTAGGTTGTGGCACTGCAGTGTGTTTCTTCTGTAATATTCAttcaagagaaataaaaaaatatcatcaacataaaatttttgaaatcatTACGCATCGATAAAATCTGGCATTTTTACAATCATATTTAACAACTGAAAAACTGAAGAATGTTATTAATAATCTGCttcttaaatgaaaatattaattacaTAATATTTTCTAAAGGGGGAAAATTTTGGTTTCAAATTGATATTTCAGAAATATAAGCAATCTATGTTTGCCTCAAGTGTGCGTTtgctaaaataataaaataaatcactGTATTTGCAGCCATACGTTAAGCACATTTGTAGCCATAGCTCATAGCAACAAATGTCTGCTGGATTACTGTACTTGTGGTTCATTCACACTAGATCATTTAGTGTTTCGTATACAGTGTAAGCAACAGGAGTAGCGAATCACAGTAGAATCTgcatgcgctatacaaattcatcatattattattatcataccaCTAACTTGCATGATACCACTATCTATAGAATACAGATAGCTATGCAAGTATTGTACTGTAAAATTAACCAAAaccaaaatattcattaattacATGCAGACTGCTTTAATCATTGACCCTATACCCTAATCACTAGTGAATTTATTAAAGCCTTTGATATATGATGAGAGTGAAAGAGTGTAAATTAAGTAGAATCTTGTCCAACATATTAAATAATGGGAGATGAAATAAGACTTCCCCATGCAATTTTGCATTGGCATTGATCCAACTTGTACCTCTCTTTAGGAATTTCAGACTATCTCAAAAGTCTGGATATCAAAACAAAGTGCATTTTTTTAGTTTCACCACAATCAATTTCAGTCTACAATACACTGTGTGAAAAATTATAGGAAAAATATTCGAACATAGTGCACATTTGCCATTCCTACCAAAGAGAACATGTTTGAGGAAAGCTAACAAGAAAACATAACGAATCATTTACAAGTGTTCTTAAAATGATTACCATCCTCCCCAATATTCCATGTGTACAATTCtacttgaaggtcaagtccacctcagaaaaatgttgaattgaatcaatatagaaaaatcagacaagcaaaatgctgaagatttcatcaaaatcggatgtaaaataagaaagttatgacatttcaaagtttcgcttatttttaacaaaatagttatatgaacgagccagttacatccaaatgagagagttgatgatgtcactcactcactatttcttttgtttttattgtttgaattatacaatatttcaatttttacgaatttgacgattaggacctccttgcctgaagcagaaaatgttaaaataatggaattccatgtgttcagggaggaatgaaacttcatttcacatgacaatgacgagaaaatcaaaatttttcatttttcaaacaataataaacaaaagaaatagtgaatgacatcatcgactctctcatttggatgtagctggctcgttcatattatAACTGTtcttgtgaaatgaaacaaaattttgaaatgtcataactttcttattttacatccgattttgatgaaattttcagtgttatgcttcttgaatttatctctttttattcaaatcaagtttttgttggggtggacttgtcctttaatgtttAAATTACCTAGGTATCGAAGATAGAAAATAAGTGGTAACAGTAAGAATCATGCAGAAACAAGTTACAAGTgggaaaaggaaatataaaaggTGTATGTTTGTGTGCGTGGGGGGATAGGGCATTAAAGAGGAAATCCTAGAGAGAAATGAGATCAATCAAGAGATAGCAAACCATTCAATACAATTCATGTTACAAAAAAGTAACATTGTTCAATGATGCATACAtaagagtgaaaaaaaaggCCTACACTCCCACTCCTTCTGAAAGCACCTCTCTGAGGAATTCaggatttatttattattcctACAGTGTAGTTCAATTCATGGCCTCTTTTGACCCAATCTACAGGTAACTCGCCAAGTTAGAGGGGCCTTTTGCAGGGTGAGCAAAGTTTGTATCATGG is a window of Lytechinus variegatus isolate NC3 chromosome 2, Lvar_3.0, whole genome shotgun sequence DNA encoding:
- the LOC121408983 gene encoding uncharacterized protein LOC121408983, whose product is MSSENCNLLSPRVHSMNLRISQDHLHEDYSEVEAEKDHLLSTDKRQTFAAEPMEVVNMGLQHLRTARGTATRRLRTVKKAWGTFKSKAKKHTAVPQPKLKPQQLWSLSLTSPQSPSARALMLNSPLTPDPYATPGNSRRYRQPSSLTTPETPLTPLRRSARIASQTPTPCRDGKTRTRTGGRRTTPKRIQLTASPGQILRELNAMCLQTGQRSTSSVSSGVSAPKAMSEGQRLTSGVNALKAMSEGLSQTITKQDSSGTLTEIPVKKPATKDKSTCAMDSKENEPDPSRVTRLRRNRGVMVSQNTTDGQMLTENFA